A window of Ardenticatena maritima contains these coding sequences:
- a CDS encoding 30S ribosomal protein S1, with protein MPDTSTITSMEQWLDLVESQLSELSEGQIIEGVITHITPNEILVDIGAKQEGIVPLSDIEWVDESIKANIKEGATVRAYVMRTFEDDEPPLLSISRAAQEKDWQWLENLSDDELVEGRVAEVNKGGLIVYVGMVRGFVPASHVVSVNTKVPDRQAVLRQLLGKTLTLKVLEADSKDNRLILSEREAKKEELQRRKRHMLESLQVGDVLRGRITNVVDFGAFVDLDGVDGMIHISELSWDRIEHPSEVVKVGDELDVYVLKIDHKRERIGLSLKRLHPEPWEQLVEKYQVGDEVDVIITRLAEFGAFARLVDLPVEGLIHISELADGHVAQPQDVVQEGQQVRARIVRIESDRKRLGLSLASQTNSIINDEQSDITQPEDEETNEIQ; from the coding sequence ATGCCAGACACAAGCACCATCACGTCCATGGAGCAGTGGCTCGACCTCGTCGAGTCGCAATTGTCCGAACTCAGTGAAGGTCAAATCATCGAAGGCGTCATCACACACATCACGCCGAACGAAATTCTGGTGGATATCGGCGCCAAGCAAGAAGGGATTGTCCCGCTGAGTGACATTGAATGGGTGGACGAATCCATCAAAGCCAACATCAAAGAAGGCGCCACCGTTCGCGCGTACGTCATGCGCACATTTGAAGATGACGAGCCACCACTCTTGTCAATCTCGCGCGCCGCTCAGGAAAAAGATTGGCAGTGGCTGGAAAACCTCAGCGACGACGAACTCGTCGAGGGGCGCGTTGCCGAAGTCAACAAAGGTGGTTTGATTGTGTACGTCGGCATGGTGCGTGGCTTTGTGCCCGCTTCGCACGTTGTCAGTGTCAACACAAAGGTGCCTGATCGCCAGGCGGTGCTGCGCCAGCTGCTCGGCAAAACCTTGACGCTCAAAGTCCTGGAAGCCGACAGCAAAGACAACCGCCTGATTTTGTCGGAGCGCGAAGCCAAAAAAGAAGAGCTGCAACGCCGCAAGCGCCACATGCTGGAATCGCTCCAAGTTGGCGACGTGTTGCGCGGTCGTATCACCAACGTGGTGGACTTTGGCGCCTTCGTAGACCTGGACGGCGTAGATGGGATGATTCACATCAGCGAATTGTCGTGGGATCGCATTGAGCATCCCAGTGAAGTCGTCAAGGTTGGCGATGAGCTGGACGTGTATGTGTTGAAAATTGACCACAAGCGTGAACGTATCGGCCTGAGCCTCAAACGCTTGCATCCCGAGCCGTGGGAGCAATTGGTCGAAAAATACCAGGTGGGTGACGAAGTGGACGTCATCATCACCCGGCTGGCTGAATTTGGTGCGTTCGCCCGCCTGGTTGATTTGCCCGTCGAAGGGCTGATTCACATCTCCGAACTGGCCGATGGGCATGTTGCTCAGCCGCAAGATGTGGTGCAGGAAGGGCAACAGGTTCGGGCGCGGATTGTGCGCATCGAATCTGATCGCAAGCGGCTGGGGCTCAGTTTGGCCAGTCAAACAAACAGTATCATCAACGACGAGCAATCTGACATCACGCAGCCCGAAGACGAAGAAACCAACGAAATCCAGTAA
- a CDS encoding inositol monophosphatase family protein, with translation MRDFAIKLALDAGQVLREHFGGTLEVETKSSEIDPVTNADRASEALILERLRRTFPQHAILAEESGAHETSASEWRWVVDPLDGTVNFAHGLPHFCVSIALYKGDRAHLGVIYDPMRDELFWAERDKGAWMRDAGGSVRRLQVSNARRLRESIVSTGFHYLRDRVRHNNIAEFEAVALRVQGVRRLGSAALDLAYVAAGRLDGYWEYYLAPWDWAAGTLIVTEAGGAITTVEGDPWHLGVESIAAANPHLLPLLLEALQSARTRETE, from the coding sequence ATGCGCGACTTTGCCATCAAACTCGCCCTCGATGCGGGGCAAGTGCTTCGCGAACATTTTGGCGGCACGCTGGAAGTGGAAACCAAATCCAGCGAGATTGACCCCGTAACGAACGCTGACCGCGCCAGCGAGGCGCTGATTTTAGAGCGCTTGCGCCGCACATTCCCCCAACATGCCATTTTGGCGGAAGAAAGCGGCGCGCACGAAACCAGCGCCAGCGAGTGGCGCTGGGTCGTTGACCCCCTGGACGGCACGGTCAATTTTGCCCACGGGTTGCCGCACTTCTGCGTGAGCATTGCGCTCTACAAAGGCGACCGCGCCCACCTGGGGGTGATTTACGACCCCATGCGCGACGAACTTTTTTGGGCGGAACGCGACAAGGGCGCGTGGATGCGCGACGCCGGCGGCAGTGTGCGCCGCTTGCAAGTGTCGAACGCCCGCCGCCTGCGTGAAAGCATTGTTTCAACGGGCTTCCACTACCTGCGCGACCGTGTGCGCCACAACAACATCGCCGAATTTGAAGCCGTGGCGCTGCGCGTGCAAGGCGTGCGCCGGCTCGGCTCCGCCGCCCTCGACCTGGCGTATGTCGCCGCGGGGCGGCTGGACGGCTATTGGGAATACTACCTCGCGCCGTGGGATTGGGCGGCGGGCACGCTCATTGTGACGGAAGCGGGGGGCGCTATCACCACCGTAGAGGGCGACCCGTGGCATTTGGGCGTTGAAAGTATTGCCGCCGCCAATCCACACCTGTTGCCGCTCCTGCTCGAAGCATTGCAATCGGCGCGCACACGCGAGACAGAATAA
- the leuS gene encoding leucine--tRNA ligase encodes MSTPIEYNPREIETKWQEKWEEMGIYRTQDDPSRQKFYLLSMFPYPSGNLHTGHWYAFAPADAYARFMRMQGYNVLFPIGFDAFGLPAENAAIKRNIHPKEWTYKNIEHMRWQFKRMGPSFDWSREIITCEPEYYRWNQWFFLQFYKRGLAYREKAPVDWCPTCNTTLAREQVVGEDRRCERCDTPVIKRELEQWKLRITNYAEELLNDIEKLEWPESIKVMQRNWIGKSRGATIRFPVEGVDDVIEVFTTRPDTVYGATFMVLAPEHPLVEKITTPEQREAVEAYKYQAARQSEIERMSTEKEKTGVFTGGYAINPFTKERIPIWIADYVLMGYGTGAIMAVPSGDERDWEFATKYNLPIRIVVVPPDWNGEPLTQAYTGPGKMVYSGPLTGRITLGKYWRDEWNEALAKEYGIELPPEGEEAKEAIIAHMEAEGIGHADVTYRLRDWLISRQRYWGTPIPIVYCPTCGTVPVPEEELPITLPDDVDFRPTGESPLKFHEGFRNTTCPQCGGPAERETDTMDTFVDSSWYQYRYLSPHYDKGPFDPSQKHWLPVDQYTGGAEHAVMHLLYARFWTKVMRDMGMVDFDEPFPRLYSQGVILGPDGQKMSKSRGNVVDPDALVDQYGADTVRGYLMFIGPWNEGGPFSTQGIEGMYRFLNRVWDMVLTPPDVPSDAQPSDADVRQLERRLHQTIRDVTNDLRQFAFNTAIAALMKFSNDLRDMKKTAVVNHPLWRESMETFIKLMAPLMPHIAEEMWVRLGNEPSVHTQPWPTWDEARAAEEAFELVIQVNGKTRDKMTLPVDISEEEAKQKALESPNVQRHLAGKSIKRVIYVPGRLLNIVAK; translated from the coding sequence ATGAGCACGCCAATCGAGTACAATCCCCGCGAAATTGAAACGAAGTGGCAGGAAAAATGGGAAGAGATGGGGATTTACCGCACACAAGATGACCCATCGCGCCAGAAATTCTACCTGTTGTCCATGTTCCCCTACCCCAGCGGGAACTTGCATACAGGCCACTGGTATGCGTTTGCACCGGCGGACGCCTACGCCCGTTTTATGCGTATGCAAGGCTACAATGTGCTGTTTCCGATAGGCTTCGACGCGTTTGGGTTGCCCGCCGAAAATGCCGCTATCAAGCGCAACATTCACCCCAAAGAATGGACCTACAAAAACATCGAACACATGCGTTGGCAGTTCAAGCGCATGGGGCCTTCATTCGACTGGTCGCGCGAAATCATCACCTGCGAACCAGAATACTACCGCTGGAATCAGTGGTTCTTCCTGCAATTCTACAAGCGGGGGCTGGCATATCGCGAGAAAGCGCCGGTGGATTGGTGCCCCACGTGCAACACGACACTGGCGCGTGAGCAGGTGGTCGGCGAAGACCGCCGCTGCGAGCGTTGCGATACACCAGTCATCAAGCGCGAATTGGAACAGTGGAAATTGCGCATCACCAACTATGCCGAAGAATTGCTGAATGACATTGAAAAGCTGGAATGGCCGGAAAGCATCAAGGTCATGCAGCGCAATTGGATTGGGAAAAGCCGCGGGGCAACCATCCGCTTCCCCGTCGAAGGGGTGGACGATGTGATCGAAGTCTTCACCACACGCCCCGACACCGTCTACGGCGCAACGTTTATGGTGCTGGCGCCGGAGCACCCCCTGGTGGAAAAAATCACCACACCTGAGCAGCGCGAAGCCGTCGAAGCTTACAAGTATCAAGCCGCTCGCCAAAGTGAAATCGAGCGCATGAGCACCGAAAAGGAAAAAACGGGGGTGTTCACGGGCGGCTACGCCATCAATCCCTTCACCAAGGAGCGCATTCCCATCTGGATTGCCGACTACGTGTTGATGGGCTACGGCACCGGCGCTATCATGGCTGTCCCCTCAGGCGACGAGCGCGACTGGGAGTTTGCCACCAAGTACAACCTGCCGATTCGCATCGTTGTGGTGCCCCCGGATTGGAACGGGGAGCCGCTGACGCAAGCGTACACGGGTCCCGGCAAGATGGTGTACAGCGGGCCATTGACGGGGCGCATCACGCTGGGCAAGTATTGGCGCGATGAGTGGAATGAGGCGCTGGCGAAAGAGTACGGCATTGAGCTGCCGCCCGAAGGAGAGGAAGCCAAAGAAGCCATCATCGCCCACATGGAAGCCGAAGGCATCGGGCATGCCGACGTCACCTACCGCCTGCGCGACTGGTTGATTTCACGCCAGCGCTACTGGGGCACGCCCATTCCCATTGTGTACTGCCCCACCTGCGGCACCGTGCCTGTGCCCGAAGAAGAACTGCCCATCACCCTGCCCGACGATGTGGACTTCCGCCCCACGGGTGAATCGCCGCTGAAGTTCCACGAAGGCTTCCGTAATACCACCTGCCCGCAATGTGGGGGGCCAGCTGAACGCGAAACGGATACGATGGATACCTTCGTGGATTCGTCCTGGTATCAATATCGCTACCTGAGCCCTCATTACGATAAGGGGCCCTTCGACCCCTCACAAAAACATTGGCTGCCTGTTGACCAGTACACGGGTGGGGCGGAACACGCCGTGATGCACCTGCTGTACGCCCGTTTCTGGACAAAGGTCATGCGTGATATGGGCATGGTGGACTTCGATGAGCCCTTCCCACGTCTGTACAGCCAGGGCGTCATTCTGGGGCCCGACGGGCAAAAAATGTCCAAGAGCCGCGGCAACGTGGTAGACCCCGATGCGCTGGTTGACCAATACGGCGCCGATACGGTGCGCGGCTATCTGATGTTCATTGGTCCGTGGAACGAAGGCGGGCCATTCAGCACGCAAGGCATCGAAGGCATGTATCGCTTCCTGAATCGTGTGTGGGATATGGTGCTCACACCGCCTGATGTGCCGAGCGACGCCCAACCAAGCGATGCCGACGTGCGCCAACTGGAACGCCGCCTGCACCAAACCATTCGCGATGTGACGAACGACCTGCGCCAGTTTGCATTCAACACCGCCATTGCCGCACTGATGAAATTCAGCAATGACTTGCGCGACATGAAGAAGACGGCGGTCGTCAATCATCCGCTGTGGCGCGAAAGCATGGAAACCTTCATCAAGTTGATGGCGCCGCTCATGCCGCACATTGCTGAAGAAATGTGGGTGCGGCTGGGCAACGAACCCAGTGTGCATACACAACCCTGGCCGACATGGGATGAAGCCCGCGCCGCCGAAGAAGCGTTCGAGCTGGTCATTCAGGTCAACGGCAAAACGCGCGACAAAATGACCCTGCCGGTTGACATCAGCGAAGAGGAAGCCAAGCAAAAAGCCCTGGAAAGCCCGAATGTGCAACGCCATCTGGCCGGGAAGAGCATCAAACGCGTTATCTACGTGCCTGGGCGACTGTTGAACATCGTAGCCAAGTAA
- the ubiE gene encoding bifunctional demethylmenaquinone methyltransferase/2-methoxy-6-polyprenyl-1,4-benzoquinol methylase UbiE → MSNQAPDLDAMRRALHGEQKASYVNRMFSRIAARYDLMNRLMTMGRDQAWRRQAVAMADIPPNALVLDLATGTGDLGLAVLEQRPSARVIGADFALPMMLVGQQKLARRNEKRLQFVAADALQMPFPDNTFDTVLSAFLMRNVEDVTRGFAEQYRVLKPGGRVVCLEITMPQTPGFRQAFEWYFGRLVPIIGGLVAGAPDAYTYLPESVRRFPPPEALANILRSIGFEKVHYKRLMLGTIAIHVGQKPSE, encoded by the coding sequence ATGTCGAACCAGGCACCCGACCTTGACGCCATGCGCCGCGCCCTGCATGGCGAGCAAAAAGCAAGTTATGTCAACCGAATGTTTAGCCGCATTGCCGCCCGTTACGACCTGATGAACCGCCTGATGACCATGGGGCGCGACCAAGCCTGGCGGCGGCAAGCGGTCGCCATGGCGGATATTCCCCCGAACGCCCTCGTCCTCGACCTGGCGACAGGCACGGGCGACCTGGGGCTTGCCGTGCTCGAACAACGCCCCTCGGCGCGCGTCATTGGCGCGGATTTCGCCTTGCCAATGATGCTTGTGGGGCAACAAAAACTCGCGCGCCGCAACGAAAAGCGCCTGCAATTTGTGGCGGCTGACGCTTTGCAAATGCCCTTCCCCGACAACACTTTCGACACGGTGTTGAGCGCCTTCCTCATGCGCAACGTCGAAGACGTGACGCGCGGCTTCGCCGAACAGTATCGCGTCCTCAAACCAGGGGGGCGCGTCGTCTGTCTGGAAATCACCATGCCGCAAACACCCGGCTTTCGACAAGCCTTTGAATGGTACTTCGGTCGGCTCGTCCCTATCATCGGCGGGTTAGTCGCAGGCGCTCCCGACGCGTACACCTACCTGCCCGAATCAGTGCGCCGTTTTCCGCCGCCCGAAGCGCTGGCGAACATCTTGCGCTCCATCGGCTTTGAGAAGGTGCACTACAAGCGGCTGATGCTCGGCACAATCGCCATTCACGTCGGACAAAAACCAAGCGAGTGA
- a CDS encoding MBL fold metallo-hydrolase: MSDLRTLSAHTAYLPGSVNVGIVFNDAGQAVLIDSGGDKHHGRTLRKALDAAGLRPIAIINTHSHADHYGGNDYLCRQFAVPVWAPRFEEAILRYPLLEPMYLFDGASPPTALRNKWLMAKPSPVDHVYDPAEEPLLEIGEMRLQVHDVSGHAVVQAAIGAENVCFAADAFFGTEVLNKYEIPFTHNVARQIEALERLRSLPYDIFVPGHGTPTEDIERAVQENRAAIERAITWVRDAVGDGATTDEVVHAVTARLENPPTTLSTYVLMRATIAAYLAHLTEQGTIAPEVVRGVLRWVPQ; encoded by the coding sequence ATGAGCGACTTGCGCACCCTTTCGGCGCACACCGCCTACCTGCCGGGTAGCGTCAACGTCGGCATTGTGTTCAACGACGCCGGGCAAGCCGTGCTGATTGACAGCGGGGGCGACAAACACCACGGGCGCACGCTGCGCAAAGCCCTCGATGCCGCGGGCTTGCGCCCCATCGCCATCATCAACACGCACTCCCACGCCGACCACTACGGCGGCAACGACTATCTCTGCCGCCAATTTGCCGTGCCCGTCTGGGCGCCGCGTTTTGAGGAAGCCATCCTGCGTTATCCACTGCTGGAACCGATGTATCTGTTTGACGGCGCTTCACCACCCACGGCACTGCGCAACAAGTGGCTCATGGCCAAACCATCGCCGGTAGACCACGTGTACGATCCAGCCGAAGAGCCCCTGCTGGAGATTGGCGAGATGCGCTTGCAGGTGCATGACGTTTCGGGGCATGCGGTTGTCCAAGCCGCCATCGGCGCCGAAAACGTCTGTTTTGCCGCCGATGCGTTTTTCGGCACCGAAGTGCTCAACAAGTACGAAATTCCCTTCACCCACAACGTTGCCCGCCAGATAGAAGCGCTTGAACGCTTGCGCTCCCTGCCCTACGACATTTTTGTTCCTGGGCATGGCACGCCGACCGAAGACATTGAACGCGCCGTTCAGGAAAACCGTGCGGCGATTGAACGTGCCATCACCTGGGTGCGCGACGCCGTCGGAGACGGCGCGACCACCGATGAGGTGGTCCATGCCGTCACAGCGCGGCTTGAAAATCCCCCCACCACACTCAGCACCTACGTCCTCATGCGCGCCACGATTGCCGCCTACCTGGCGCATCTCACCGAGCAAGGAACAATTGCGCCCGAAGTAGTGCGTGGGGTTTTGCGCTGGGTTCCGCAATGA
- a CDS encoding alpha-amylase family glycosyl hydrolase, which produces MHIARALRERYALDETFFLPNGDVATTDFYTAHLLAQRLNSHRPAEHQASPAELHAMGLLHELAHTIITRYQTERRPRALADAIAWLEERLGRIALETTLRAIVETFPPLPVQRGEMTADEYLAATDETGASHRERLLEESIIIWLENNNPALTRYRDLFDDRMLARQTAYEPLLAELDAFFRREPPFGPENKPLLELLALPSRIAPHSIFAQLDYIRQHWLDFLPPHLARRILIGLDFAREEERALALRHAAPGGPRVGEAPVFHGTDAFGVTINLDEEYEAFSPDLDWMPNVVLIAKNTYVWLHQLSRWYGRDISRLDQIPDEELDKLARWGITGLWLIGIWERSPASKRIKHLCGNPDAEASAYALFDYEIAQALGGEEAYRNLRDRAWQRGIRLASDMVPNHMGIDSRWVMEYPDRFIWTDRPPFPSYTFNGPDLSWNPRIGIYLEDHYYDRTDAAVVFKWVNRETGEVRYIYHGNDGTSTPWNDTAQLDYLKAEVREAVIQQILHVARKFPIIRFDAAMTLAKRHIQRLWYPQPGQGGSIPSRAAFAMTKEEFDRLMPNEFWREVVDRVAQEAPDTLLLAEAFWLMEGYFVRTLGMHRVYNSAFMHMLRDEDNAGYRKVMKDTLEFDPQILKRYVNFMNNPDEETAVAQFGKGDKYFGVATLLATLPGLPMVGHGQIEGFVEKYGMEYRRAYLDESPDEYLIRRHEREIFPLFRKRRLFADVENFLLYDFWRPDGTVDENVFAYSNRLGEERALVVYHNRYAETSGTIRTSALFAVKSEDGAKHLVSKTLAEGLALPDTPNTYVIFRDHVTNLEHIYRVETLRTQGLTLHLRAYEYHVFLDFRFVQDESGHYATLTDQLQGRGVPSIAEALREMELAPVLHPFRMFLNADTLRDLLAQRAFTADATPDDALIARVRAQAEQTYTAMAAFAHLHPNLEAALDTLETHVRRLLSLPAHWQNDADAPLADLLDDDTITWHALLLWVLLTPLGALATDDTETPSQTIERLLDEWLLRKAIEETLHTLGGDTWQVRQTMRLFDILLAHAGAIAAMLIVGEEDLPHEHSDAELADLLDSIIMQLLDDPRVLEFWNVHEYEGVEWFNKEAFERTTIALTAAVDAATREETLHAPVTTLGRLLLNAADGAGYRVQALRAASALPAADATAEDADELTEAEDDAAPPDEQENEAHAAE; this is translated from the coding sequence ATGCACATTGCACGCGCACTTCGCGAACGCTACGCTCTGGATGAAACCTTCTTCCTGCCCAATGGCGACGTCGCGACAACCGACTTCTACACCGCCCACCTGCTCGCCCAGCGGCTGAACAGCCACCGCCCAGCGGAGCATCAGGCATCGCCCGCGGAACTCCACGCCATGGGGCTCTTGCACGAACTGGCGCACACCATCATCACCCGCTACCAAACCGAACGCCGCCCCCGCGCCCTCGCCGATGCCATTGCGTGGCTCGAAGAACGCCTTGGGCGCATCGCCCTTGAAACCACTTTGCGCGCCATCGTCGAAACGTTCCCCCCGCTCCCCGTCCAGCGGGGCGAAATGACCGCCGATGAGTACCTTGCCGCCACCGACGAAACAGGCGCATCCCATCGCGAACGCTTGCTCGAAGAAAGCATCATCATCTGGCTTGAAAACAACAACCCCGCCCTCACCCGGTATCGCGATTTGTTCGACGACCGCATGCTGGCACGCCAAACCGCCTACGAACCGCTGCTCGCCGAACTCGATGCTTTCTTCCGCCGTGAACCACCTTTCGGACCCGAAAACAAACCCCTGTTGGAACTGCTGGCGCTCCCCAGCCGTATCGCGCCGCACTCCATCTTCGCCCAACTCGACTACATCCGCCAGCACTGGCTCGACTTCCTGCCCCCCCACCTGGCGCGGCGTATCCTCATCGGGCTGGACTTTGCCCGTGAAGAAGAACGCGCCCTTGCCTTGCGCCATGCCGCTCCCGGTGGTCCACGCGTAGGCGAAGCGCCCGTCTTCCACGGAACGGACGCCTTCGGTGTCACCATCAACCTTGATGAAGAATACGAAGCCTTCAGCCCCGACCTTGACTGGATGCCCAACGTCGTCCTCATCGCCAAAAACACCTACGTCTGGCTGCACCAACTTTCGCGCTGGTACGGGCGCGACATCTCACGCCTCGACCAGATTCCCGATGAAGAACTCGACAAACTCGCCCGTTGGGGCATCACCGGGCTTTGGCTGATTGGCATCTGGGAGCGGAGTCCCGCGTCCAAACGTATCAAGCACCTGTGCGGCAACCCCGACGCCGAAGCCTCGGCGTATGCGCTCTTCGACTACGAAATTGCCCAGGCGCTGGGCGGCGAAGAGGCCTACCGCAACCTGCGCGACCGCGCCTGGCAACGGGGTATCCGCCTCGCCAGCGACATGGTGCCCAACCACATGGGCATTGATTCGCGCTGGGTCATGGAATACCCCGACCGCTTCATCTGGACCGACCGCCCCCCCTTCCCATCCTACACATTCAACGGTCCCGATTTATCGTGGAACCCGCGCATTGGCATCTACCTGGAAGACCACTACTACGATCGCACCGATGCCGCCGTCGTCTTCAAGTGGGTGAACCGCGAAACCGGCGAAGTGCGCTACATCTACCACGGCAACGACGGCACCAGCACGCCCTGGAACGACACCGCCCAACTGGACTACCTGAAAGCCGAGGTGCGCGAAGCCGTCATCCAGCAAATTTTGCACGTGGCGCGCAAATTCCCCATCATCCGTTTCGACGCCGCCATGACCCTCGCCAAGCGCCACATCCAGCGGCTCTGGTATCCCCAGCCGGGGCAAGGGGGCAGTATCCCCTCACGCGCCGCCTTCGCCATGACCAAAGAAGAATTCGACCGCCTGATGCCCAACGAATTTTGGCGTGAAGTGGTTGACCGCGTCGCGCAGGAAGCCCCCGACACGCTCCTGCTCGCCGAAGCGTTCTGGCTCATGGAAGGCTATTTTGTGCGCACATTGGGGATGCACCGCGTCTACAACAGCGCCTTCATGCACATGCTGCGCGATGAAGACAACGCGGGCTACCGCAAAGTAATGAAAGACACGCTCGAATTCGACCCGCAAATCTTGAAGCGCTACGTCAACTTCATGAACAACCCCGATGAAGAAACCGCCGTGGCGCAATTCGGCAAAGGTGATAAATACTTCGGCGTTGCCACGCTTCTCGCCACGTTGCCCGGCTTGCCCATGGTGGGGCACGGGCAAATTGAAGGCTTTGTTGAAAAGTACGGCATGGAATACCGCCGTGCCTACCTGGACGAAAGCCCCGACGAATACCTCATTCGTCGGCACGAACGCGAAATCTTCCCGCTCTTCCGCAAACGCCGTCTCTTTGCCGACGTGGAAAACTTCCTGCTCTACGACTTCTGGCGGCCCGACGGCACGGTGGATGAAAACGTCTTCGCCTATTCCAACCGCTTGGGCGAAGAACGCGCGCTCGTGGTCTATCACAACCGCTATGCCGAAACAAGCGGCACTATCCGCACATCCGCCCTCTTTGCCGTGAAGAGCGAAGACGGCGCCAAGCACCTTGTCTCCAAAACGCTCGCCGAGGGACTTGCCCTACCCGACACGCCCAACACCTACGTCATCTTCCGCGACCACGTGACCAATCTGGAACACATTTACCGCGTCGAAACCCTGCGCACCCAAGGGCTCACGCTCCATCTGCGCGCCTACGAATACCACGTCTTCCTGGACTTCCGATTTGTTCAGGATGAAAGCGGCCACTACGCCACACTCACCGACCAACTCCAGGGGCGCGGCGTCCCATCCATCGCCGAAGCCCTGCGTGAAATGGAACTTGCTCCCGTTTTGCACCCCTTCCGCATGTTCCTGAACGCCGACACCCTGCGCGACCTGCTCGCACAACGCGCCTTCACCGCCGACGCCACGCCCGACGATGCCCTGATTGCCCGCGTGCGTGCCCAAGCCGAGCAAACCTACACCGCCATGGCGGCGTTCGCCCACCTGCACCCCAACCTTGAAGCGGCGCTCGACACGCTCGAAACACACGTGCGCCGCTTGCTGAGCCTGCCCGCTCACTGGCAGAACGACGCCGACGCCCCGCTCGCCGACCTGCTGGACGATGATACCATCACCTGGCACGCCCTGCTCCTGTGGGTGCTGTTGACGCCGCTCGGCGCACTCGCCACCGACGACACCGAAACGCCATCCCAAACCATTGAGCGCCTGCTCGATGAATGGCTGTTGCGCAAAGCCATCGAAGAAACCCTGCACACCCTCGGCGGCGACACCTGGCAGGTCCGGCAGACCATGCGCCTCTTCGACATTCTGCTCGCCCATGCCGGCGCCATTGCCGCCATGCTCATTGTGGGCGAAGAAGACCTGCCCCACGAACACAGCGACGCCGAATTGGCCGATTTGCTGGACAGCATTATCATGCAACTTTTGGACGACCCGCGCGTGCTTGAATTTTGGAACGTCCATGAATATGAGGGCGTCGAGTGGTTCAACAAAGAAGCCTTTGAACGCACAACCATCGCCCTCACCGCCGCCGTGGATGCGGCGACACGCGAAGAAACGTTGCATGCGCCCGTCACCACCCTGGGGCGCCTGTTGCTGAACGCCGCCGACGGGGCCGGCTATCGCGTGCAGGCGTTGCGGGCAGCCTCGGCTTTGCCAGCAGCAGATGCAACCGCCGAGGATGCGGATGAGCTCACCGAAGCGGAAGACGACGCCGCACCACCCGACGAGCAAGAGAACGAAGCGCACGCAGCCGAGTGA
- a CDS encoding RidA family protein has protein sequence MNRDIIHTDQAPAAIGPYSQAVRAGQLVFTAGQLGIDPTTGKLVEGVEAQTHQAMRNLQAILQAAGTDLAHVVKTTIFVADLNDFATINTIYGSYFEGEPPARSTVQVARLPLDARVEIEMVAVVP, from the coding sequence ATGAACCGCGACATCATTCACACAGACCAGGCACCCGCCGCCATCGGACCATACTCCCAAGCCGTGCGTGCCGGGCAACTGGTCTTCACCGCCGGGCAGCTGGGCATCGACCCCACCACAGGCAAACTGGTCGAAGGCGTCGAAGCCCAAACTCACCAGGCGATGCGCAACCTGCAAGCCATCTTGCAAGCCGCCGGCACAGATTTGGCGCACGTCGTCAAGACAACCATTTTTGTCGCCGACTTGAACGATTTTGCCACCATCAACACCATCTACGGCAGCTACTTTGAAGGCGAGCCACCGGCGCGTTCAACAGTACAAGTCGCGCGCCTCCCACTCGATGCTCGCGTCGAAATTGAAATGGTTGCGGTCGTTCCCTAA
- the rplI gene encoding 50S ribosomal protein L9 has protein sequence MEVLLLKDVPNLGLAGEIKNVSDGFARNYLIPQGLAKVATPGIKKQAEQIRLAAERRRERERKDAEALAARIAELTLEFTAKVGETGQLFGSVTAAQIADRLSDALGVEIDRHNLDLNRPIRQLGTYEVPVRLAGGVVQAVKVVVVGEGGETAESLGLTAEQGETEAEAEAEAEA, from the coding sequence ATGGAAGTCTTGCTCTTGAAAGATGTTCCCAATCTGGGATTGGCCGGTGAAATCAAAAATGTCAGCGATGGCTTTGCGCGCAACTACTTGATTCCCCAGGGGCTGGCGAAAGTTGCCACACCTGGCATTAAAAAGCAGGCTGAGCAGATTCGCCTGGCTGCTGAACGTCGCCGCGAACGTGAACGCAAAGACGCTGAAGCGCTGGCCGCACGTATTGCTGAATTGACACTCGAATTTACAGCGAAAGTTGGTGAAACCGGGCAGCTGTTTGGCTCGGTGACGGCGGCGCAAATCGCCGATCGCCTGAGTGACGCATTGGGTGTCGAAATTGACCGCCACAATCTCGACTTGAACCGCCCAATTCGCCAGTTGGGCACGTATGAAGTGCCGGTGCGCCTGGCTGGTGGTGTGGTGCAAGCCGTGAAAGTGGTGGTCGTTGGTGAAGGCGGCGAGACGGCCGAATCGTTGGGATTGACCGCCGAACAGGGCGAAACCGAGGCGGAAGCCGAAGCCGAAGCAGAAGCATAA